A genomic stretch from Achromobacter spanius includes:
- the iolE gene encoding myo-inosose-2 dehydratase — MNKESAWKVRIGVNPISWSNDDLPTLGGDTPLATALSEGARIGYAGFELGNKFPQSPQALKAVLAEYGVACVSGWYSGRLAHQGVDAEIREGAAHMEKLQAQGCNVVVYGEVADSIQGRRGTPLAKRPRWRSDASWSTYGKRLNAYGEHLKARYGLTLAYHHHMGAYVETADDVDRLMAVTDENVGLLFDTGHCYLAGAVAGLDTDVVAQLTRHAQRIVHVHCKDVRSGIARAARNEDWSFLDAVMNGVFTVPGDGCIDFRAVLAALHNAGYQGWLVVEAEQDPAVAPSYQYAKLGYQTLSAMVAELQGDQA; from the coding sequence GTGAACAAAGAGTCTGCGTGGAAGGTGCGCATCGGCGTCAACCCCATCTCGTGGAGCAACGACGACCTGCCTACGCTAGGCGGCGACACGCCGCTTGCAACGGCCTTGTCCGAAGGTGCGCGGATCGGATACGCGGGTTTCGAACTGGGCAACAAGTTCCCGCAGTCGCCACAGGCACTGAAGGCCGTGTTGGCGGAGTATGGCGTGGCATGCGTATCCGGCTGGTATTCGGGCCGACTCGCTCATCAGGGCGTGGATGCCGAGATCCGCGAGGGCGCGGCGCACATGGAAAAGCTGCAGGCGCAGGGTTGCAACGTGGTGGTCTACGGCGAGGTTGCCGATTCGATCCAGGGGCGGCGCGGCACACCCCTGGCCAAGCGGCCGCGCTGGCGCAGCGACGCATCCTGGAGCACCTATGGCAAGCGTTTGAACGCCTATGGCGAGCACCTGAAAGCACGCTACGGCCTGACCCTGGCCTATCACCATCACATGGGCGCCTACGTTGAAACCGCCGACGACGTCGACCGATTGATGGCGGTCACGGACGAGAACGTGGGCCTGCTATTCGACACGGGGCATTGCTATCTGGCGGGTGCCGTCGCGGGGCTGGACACCGACGTCGTGGCGCAATTGACGCGGCACGCGCAGCGTATCGTGCACGTGCATTGCAAGGATGTACGGTCCGGCATCGCGAGGGCGGCTCGCAACGAGGATTGGTCGTTCCTGGATGCGGTGATGAACGGCGTGTTCACGGTGCCCGGTGATGGTTGCATCGATTTTCGCGCGGTCTTGGCGGCATTGCACAACGCGGGGTATCAGGGCTGGCTGGTGGTCGAGGCCGAGCAGGATCCCGCCGTGGCGCCGTCCTACCAATATGCAAAGCTGGGCTATCAAACCTTGTCCGCCATGGTGGCTGAACTTCAGGGAGATCAGGCATGA